The Xylanibacillus composti genome segment GGAAGCCGTTGCTGGTCGTTGCCCAGCTGCCGACCATCCAAAACGAGCTGGCGCTGGAGCCTTATGAGGTGTGGCTGAAGCTGACATCGCCAGACGATCGCCAAGCGCTTTATGACCACATCCAGAACGAGAATCTGCAGCTGCTCAAGCTGGACGATACGTATGAGCGGATTGCCGAGAGCCGCAACGATCCGTTTCGCATGGCAATGAACGGCGTCATGAGCCTTGGCTTCATCTTATCGCTTGGCATCAGCTTTATCGGCTTCCTGATCTACTGGCTGCTGTCGCTGCAGGGACGGATGCTGCAGCTTGGCATTCTGCGCGCTATGGGAATCTCCTTCACGCAGCTGGTCGGCATGCTGGCAGCTGAACAGCTGCTGACCTCGGGCGCAGGCATTCTCGTAGGTTTCGCCGCCGGCATGTTGGCGAGCCACATCTTCGTGCCCATGTTCCAGCTTGCCTTCGATCCCGGACGAATCGTGCCGCCGTTCGAGGTCATGATTCAGGCGAACGATACGGTACAGATGCTGCTGCTGACGACGACCATGCTGCTGACGGCGCTGGGCATCCTCATCTGGCTGCTTAGCCGGATGAAGATCGCGCAGGCAGTCAAGCTCGGAGAAGATTAAGGAGGTGCGCCATGATCCGGTGTGAAAACCTGGTGAAAATCTACAAAACAGCCGACCTTGAGGTCATCGCGCTGCAAGGCCTTGATCTGACTGTAGAAACAGGAGAGCTCATGGCCGTTATCGGCAATTCCGGCAGCGGCAAGTCCACGCTCCTGAATATGCTCGGCGGCCTGGATCGGCCTTCTGCCGGCAAGCTGTTCGTAGACGGCAAGGATATGCTCAAGTTTACGGAGAAAGAAATGACGCTTTACAAGCGAAACACCGTCGGCTTCGTCTGGCAGAACAAAGCGCGAAACCTCGTTCCCTATTTGACTGCATTGGAAAATGTCGAGATCCCCCTTCTGCTGAAAGGCAAGCGAAGGCGGGCACGCGCGCTGGAGCTGCTGGATGCGGTCGGCTTGGGCCACAGGCGCAACAACAAGCTGAACCAGCTGTCCGGCGGGGAGCAGCAGCGCGTGGCTATCGCGATCTCGCTCGCCAATGAGCCGAAGCTGCTGCTGGCAGACGAGCCGACCGGATCTGTCGATACGAAGACGGGAGCTGCCATTCTCGATTTGTTCAATCGGCTCAACCGGGAGCTGAATCTGACCATCGTTATCGTCACCCATGACCAGCAGCTCGCCAAGAAGGTAGATCGCGTAGTCGCCATACGCGACGGCCGCACCTCCTCCGAGCTTATTCGCAAGTCGTATCTGGAGGAATTAGCGGAGCTGGAAAGCGCGTCCGGCGCGGAGTCCCACGAGGAATTTGCCGTGTTGGACCGATCCGGCCGTCTGCAAGTGCCCGCCAATTTCCTTGAGTCGCTTGGCCTGCAAGGCGCGAACAAGGTGAAATTGCATCTGGAGGATGGGCGCATCATCCTGGAGCATCCCGAGAAGCCGGAAGCAGGAGACGCATAACGCAAGCAGGGCTGTCCCAAGTCATTTGGGACAGCCCTTTGTATCGTTATTAGCGTTGCAGCAGCATCCTAGGAGGTGAACCTCAGCAAGTCGCCGACCTCCATGATCAGCGCGATCCGGCCGTCCCCGAGAATTGTCGAGCCGGAGAGGCCATTCACCTTGCCAATAAAGGAGCCCAGCGACTTGATGACAATGTCCTGCTTGCCCAGCAGCTCATCAACGGCCAAGGCCACCCGCTTCTCCGCCGTCCCGACAACGACGACCGACATGCTATTTCGCGTTTCCTCGCAACGGGGGATATGGAAGTGATCATGCAGCCAGAGCAGCGGAATGACACGATCCCGAATCATAACGACTTCTTGCCCCTTCATCGATTGGATGTCCCGATGCTTGACGCGGACAATTTCGGCCACATTGCTCATTGGCAGCACGAATCGCTGTGTGTTCAGCCTGACCAGCAACCCGGTGATGATGGCAAGGGTCAGCGGAAGCCTGATTTTGAACTGAACGCCTTGCCCTGGCGAATTCACAATGTCAATCAAGCCGTTCAACCGCTCAATGTCGCTCCGCACGATGTCCATCCCCACGCCTCTGCCGGAAACCTCGCTGACTGCGGATGCAGTGGAAAATCCCGGTACGAAGATGAGGTGAACCGCCTCTTGATCGCTCATGCGCTCTGCGTCGTCCATGGATATCAATCCCTTGCCGATTGCAGACTGCCGCACGCGGTTCGGATCGATGCCCGCACCGTCATCCTCCACAATGATCACGACCTGATTGTCCTCATGCGCTGCCCGTACCGTCAGACGTCCCGTCCGCGGCTTGCCTGCCTGCTCCCTTATCGCCGCCGGCTCAATGCCGTGATCCACCGCATTGCGAATCAGATGGATCAGCGGATCGCCGATTTCCTCTATTAACGTACGATCCAGCTCTGTCTCGCTGCCTTCCAATACGAGCTCGATTTCCTTGTCGAGACTGTGCGCCAGATCGCGAACCATCCGAGGGAATCGGTTGAAGAGCTGGGCAATGGGCAGCATCCGCGCCTTCATGACCGTATCCTGCAAATCAGCAATGACCCGCCCCAGGTGATCGGTCAGCAGACTGAGCTGACCGACCTCCTCATTGCCTTGCACATCCTTCTCCAGCTTGCGGTGAAGCTGCTGCATGCCGGTTTGATCGATCACCAGCTCGCCCACGAGGTTCATCAGATGCTCCAACCGTTCCACATTTACTCGAACGGTCTGCGCCTTCCGATCCCCCCTAGTGCGCTGCTGCGATGCCTCGGCAGCAAGCCCGCTCTGATCCTGCTGCTCCTCCTCGACATCGTCCTCCAACTCCAGGGTCGCTGGCTCCATGCGCACATCTTCAATATCGACCATCGATCCGAACAGCCCGGCCATGTCTTCTTCGCTCATGCTGGTCTCAATGGCGTAGTGAAGGTGCGTAAAAGCCACATCCTCGTGCACTCCTTCCAAATCGGGCTCAACAGATTTGACCTCGACCGACTCTGCCAGCCGCTGATAAATGACCATGGCCCGGACCTGCTTCATCGGGCAATCATCCGTCAGCTTGACTTTAACGATGTAGGCTTGTTTCGAAGACTGCGGCTCGGCAGGCGCTGCGATCAATTCTTGAAGGCGCGAGATGAAGGGCGCAATATCCAGGGTCGTCTCCTCGCCTGCAACGAAATCGTCCTTCAGCTGCTTCAGCCCGTCCATGCAGCGAAACAGATGATTGGTCATCGCCGAAGTCAGCTGGAAGCGGTGACTGCGCAGTCCATCCAGCAACTGCTCCATCTCATGGGTGAGCTGCTTCATGGCTTCCAGACCCATCGCGGCCGAAGATCCCTTAATGGTATGCGCGGCGCGGAACAAGCTTTGCACGGCTTGCTCGGTCTCGCCGGCTTTCTCCAGATTCAGCAGCTCTTCCTCCATAAGCTGCAGCTGCTCCTCCAGCTCCTCATGGAAGATTTGCGCCAGTTCAGAAATGTTCAACGGCTCCATCCTCCTTCAGAAGGACTTGCTCCATTTCGAGAATGCCAGCTATCCCTTCCGCGGACATGCCGATCCCGACCAAATATGCGCCGCTCACAGCGCCAAGCCGATCAGGCGGCGGCTGAATATCGGAGAATGTCGTCACCTTGTTCACTTTATCTACCAGCATGCCAACGGCTTCTTCCCTATGGTTGACAACAATAATTCGGCTCAGCTTCGTCTCCTCCTGCTCCTCCATATGAAACAGCTTGCGCAGGCTGATGACGGGCACGACCTTTCCCCGCAGATTGATGACTCCCTTTATGTAGGGCCTCACATTCGGCACTGCCGTGATGTCCTGCATCTTGATGATTTCCTGAATCAAGGAAATCTTGACCGCGTATCGCTCTTCGGAAACTACAAATTCCACATACTGCTCGATCCCGGTTGACAAGGGAAACACCTTCTTTTTTTATGGGTTTGACTATGTTCAAATTCAACTGGCCGTCTCATAAACCGGCTTTCTTGAAGCAGCGTCCGGCGGCGTCTTAAGACACCTTGAATACCGAGACGGTCTTCTGCAAGTCCCCGGCAAGCTCTGCCAGCGATTGGCTGGTGGAAGCGGTCTCCTCTGTTGCAGCCGCAGCCTCCTCGCTCGCTGAGGAAATAATTTCAATGGAATGCATGACATCGCTAGTCTGCGCTGCTTGCTCCTCGCTGGCCGCCGCAATTTCACCGGCCTTCATGGTTGACTCCTCCACCATTTGAACGATCCGCGAGAACGCCTCGCCGATGCGCTTCGTATTCTCAACGGCCTCCGAAGCCGTTTTGACGCTCATATTCGTATTGTTCTGCATCCCTTGAATAATGTTTGTGATTTGCTTCGTCGCCTCGCCGCTTCGTTCGGCAAGCCTGCGCACTTCATCGGCTACGACCGCGAAGCCGCGACCCTGTTCGCCTGCCCGCGCCGCCTCAATCGCTGCATTCAGCGCAAGCAAATTCGTCTGCTCGGCGATATCGTCGATCACTTCTATGATGTCGCCGATTTTGACCGCGTCGTCTTCCAGGCGATTCATCTGGTTGTTCATCTCATCCATGCCCGCGATGGACGAATCGACTACGGCGCCGCCGTCGCGTGCGACCTGCAGCGTCTTCCCGGAAAGACTTGATGCTTCCTCCGCATTTTGCGCGACTGACGAGATGGCCTCGGACAACTCCTTGAACAGCTCGTTCATGTTCTGCGCAGCATTCGCCTGCTCATTGCTGCCGCTTGCGATCTCTTCGGTGCTAGAGGAGATTTGCTGCGAAGCAGCCGCCACACTTTCCGCATTGGCGAGCACCGTACTGATCAGAGAACGCAAGTTGGCAGTCATCTCGTTCACGGATACAGCCAGCTGTCCGACCTCATCCTTGCTTGCAACGGGCACAGTCTCGCGCAGATCTCCCGCCGCTACCTTTTTCAACGACTCGACCACCTGACTCATTGGCCGCGCGATCATGCCGGCAATCACGTTGCCGAGCAGCAGACTCAGAACAAATCCCAGGATAACGACCCCGATCAGAATGGCGCGCGAGATGATGAAATTCATCTGGGCTTCCTCATTGGCTTCTTCGGCCTGCTCGGTATTGTTGTTGATCAACTCCCACAGGTTGGCCTCCAACCGAGCACCGACATCGTTCATGCCGGAGTTCATATAATTGCGGAGATCTTCATCCCGATCCTCATTAGCCAGCTGCAGCGCATGCTGCGCCATCGTTGTATACTCGTTCCACAGCTGTATTGCTTGGTTGATCAATACGCTGTCTTCCGGCAGCAGGTCCTCCCTCTGCATATAGCTCGTCAAATACTCGCCTGTGCTGCTCATCAGCGTATTAGCCTCTTCAATATTCTGATTTTTGATCGCGGTATCGACATTCAGACCGACATCACGAATATTGACGCGCAGACGCTGATAGTATATCTGGATTTGGGACAGATCCCTGACGCTAATCAAATTCTCCTCATACATGGCTTTCAGATCGCCGTTCAGGTCTTGCATAGAGAACATGCTGTAAATACCTATGCCGGCCAACAGCATGGCCACGATCACAAACGAAACAATCAACTTCAGGCGAATCTTCATGTCGGTGAACCATTTCATCGCAATCCCTCCAAAAAAGTAATAAAACCAGAAAAACTATACGACAAATTTCAACACAATAACTGATAATTCGACATATTCAACCGAAAAAAATCAGCCCTGCCGCAAATAGACAAGCGCTGACTCGCATATAGCAGCCCGGCGGCCTTGGCGAAATCGCATTAGGCCCGTAGCTTTGCGTCCTTGCCTTTCGACAAGTTTGCCCTCTTCCTCTATGCTTTTTTGATCGGTTTATAAGAGTACGATGTGATTATATCGCATGAATGCCATTTGCTGCTCTTTAAACATTTTCAGTGTGATTCCAAGACCTCCGAGTCTACGCCCAATGCGCGGGCAACCGCTTCCAGCGTCGATTTCTTCGGCTGCCTGATCCGTCCGTTGCGCAGATTGGATATCGTCGTAACCGACACGCCCGACTTGTCCGACAGCTCCGTTGTATTAATGTCCCGCTCAGCCATCAGCATGCGCAGCATCCTCCCGAGGTCAATTGGGCCTGCACAGGCTTCCTCCCCGCCGCGGTCGAATAGCAGCTTCTGAGCCATCCGTCTTCCGGGACCGATATGCCGCAGCACCAAATAAAAGCCCAGCAGCCGACCGTCTCTCTGCCAATCCGGGACCCCCTCTACTCTAATATCCAACGCGTAGCCCTTTTTGTGAAACAGGCGGGTATGAAAGACTACCGGCGTTCCGGTGTACAGCGGTTCGATGCGAGGATCCCGAACAAGATCGTGAAGAGAAACAAGCATGTCCCGAGGGTGTGATACGAATTCCTGCATCTTGTACCCGGTTAATGCCTCTATGTTTGCATTGCAACTACGAACGCTGTCATCCAGACCGATCCGCAAAATGGCGGCGTCGCCATGCTTCGCCGTAAGCTCGACCTCCGTAATCTCGCGGCAGGATACCCAGCGGGTCATGCCCGCATACACAAGGAAATCGTAGCTTTGACCGTCCAGGGAGCCTCTGCGCTCCTCCGCCACAATGGAAGCGAATGTCTCCCGTGCCTGCTCGTGCAAGGTGACCGCGCCGCAATTCAGGCAGCGAATGGCCGGCAGGTTTCGCAGCAGGACAGGCGGCGCTTGAGCAGACCCCGGCGGCATCAAGGCTTCTTCAAACACACTTATCCGCTCGCTGCTGCCGCAGATACATGCCAGAGTCCCGTCCATCTGTCGACAATCCCTGGCAACCAGATCCCGGATATACGCAGATATATTGCCGCCCTGATACAGGCTCGCCTTAAGATGGATCATGTCATGCTCTTGCTTTGTTAGCCGGATATCAGGCAATCGGTACCGTCTGGGATTCGAAGCTTTCGGACGTCCTCTGCGCATCATGCTGTTCTCCCTTTTCTTCGTGTAACTTTCATCATAGAGGGAATTCGGCTAATCGTAAACATTTTTTCATTAAAATTTATATATATTGTCCAGACGTAAAATCCAAGCGTTCCCCCTCGCAAAGACGGTCAAGAACCTGCACAAGGCCCGCCTTGATATGCTATGCTTATAAGGAAGAAGAATTTCAGATAGGAGCTTCACCGACTATGACAATACTTACTGCAGAGCAGCTGACCAAAAGCTACGGCATGAAACAGCTGTTCCATCAGATTTCCTTCAGCATAGAGGAAGGGGAACGCGTCGGCTTGATCGGCGTGAACGGCACGGGGAAATCCACGCTGCTTCAGGTTGTGGCAGGGGTAGAGCCAGCCGATTCGGGCAGCCTGATGACCAGGAACGGGCTTGTCGCCGAATACTTGCCGCAAAACCCCGATTATGACCAGAGCGTGACCGTGCTGGAGCAGGTGCTCGGCATGACCCGGCACACGGAAGCGGAGTTCGAAGCGAAGCGCATCCTGTCCAAGCTCGGCATCGAGCAGTTCGATGAGCGAATGGGCTTGCTGTCCGGCGGCCAGCGCAAGCGGGTGCTGCTCGCAGGCGTCCTGATGCGAGAATCCGACCTGCTCATTCTGGACGAGCCGACGAACCATCTCGATACGGAAGCGGTCGAATTTCTCGAGAAGCAATTGAAACGACGAAGATCCGCTCTGCTTATGATCACGCATGACCGCTATTTCCTCGATCGGCTGGCTACCCGCATGCTGGAGCTGGACCACGGCCAGCTCTACAGCTACACAGGGAATTATGCGGCCTTTCTGGAGAAGAAAGCGGAACGCCTGGAGCTGGAGCAGGCGGCCGAGCGCAAGCGCCAGAACTTGTTTCGCCGCGAGCTGGAATGGATTCGCCGCGGAGCCAAAGCTCGCACGACGAAGCAGAAGGCCCGAATCGAGCGCTTCGAGCAGATCAAGCAAGCGGCCCCGGACCGGCAGGAAGGCGAGCTGGATATTTCCCTGTCAGGCAGCCGGCTCGGCAAGAAGGTCATTGAGCTGGAGCAGCTCGGGCATGCCTATGAAGGGCAGCCTGTCATCCGCTCCTTCTCTGCCATCATCCAGCGGAATGACCGCATCGGCATTATCGGTCCGAACGGAACCGGCAAATCTACATTGCTGAAACTGATTGCCAAGCGCATTCAGCCAGACGAAGGCCGCGTCGAGACAGGCCCTACCGTGCGCATCGGTTTCTTCACTCAGGAAGCCGAGGAGATGGACGCGGCAATGCGGGTCATTGATTATGTCAAAGAAGCGGCCGAGCATGTGAAGACGTCCGACGGCACGCTGGTCAGCGCCGCTCAGATGCTGGAGCGCTTCCTCTTCCCCGGCGAGCTGCAGTGGACGCCAATCGGCCGCCTGTCCGGCGGCGAGAAGCGGCGGCTCTACCTGCTGCGCATCTTAATGGAAGCGCCGAACGTGCTTCTGCTCGATGAGCCGACCAACGATCTGGACATTCAGACCTTGACGATACTGGAGGATTATCTCGACCAATTCAACGGGGCCGTCCTGATCGTCTCGCATGATCGCTACTTCCTCGACCGTACAGCAGAAACGATCTGGGCCTTCACTGGCGGCGGACATATTGCGCATCATGTCGGCAACTACAGCGAATATCGGGAGCACCTGACGCGCAAACCGGGGGGAACCGAAGCCGCGGAACCGGGATCGGCCAAGAGCGGCGAGAAGGAAGCAGCCAAGGATAGCGGCCGCAAATCGGCGGAACGTCCCAAGTCGCTGAAGATGTCCTATCAGGAGCAGCGCGACCTGGAGCATATTGACGCAAGGATTGAGGAGAAGGAGCAGCAGCTTGCCGAATTGGAGGAAGCGATCAGCCAGGCGGGAAGCGATTATGACAAGCTGCAGAAGCTGTTCGACCAGAAAAAAACGGTGGATCAAGAGCTGGAGCAGCTGATGGAGCGCTGGACGTACTTGAACGAGCTGGCCGAACAAATTGCCGAGCAGAAATCCAGCCGAGGCTAGCAGCTGCTGAAAACCGCAATAAGCCGGTTCTGGCTCTGAGCAATTCAACTATTTCGAAGGAGTGAATCTTGGATGGAACAGAAACAATCTCTACTGGCCTTTATCGGTTCGTATGCCGAAGCGGATGAACCGAGCCTGTATACGTGCAGCTTTGATCCGCTAAGCGGCGAGCTCAAGCTGCTGCATGAACGAAGCGGAATCAAGAATCCGACTTTTCTCGATCTCGACAAGCAAGGCATGAAGCTGTACGCCATCGGCGAGAAAACCGCGGACGACGGCCAGCGGGTCGGGACTGCATCCGCATGGTCGATTCATCCCGACAACGGGGAGCTGATTCTGCTCAATGAGGAGCAGACCGTTGACAAGTCAACGTGCCATATCCAGTTGGACCGCACCAAGCGCTGCCTGATTGTCTCCAGCTATCATGGCGGGATGATCGGCCTGTCTCCGCTGCTGGAAGACGGCCGGATCGCCCCCGCCTCGGATGTGCAGCAGCACGAGGGCAGCAGCGTATTGCCTGTACAGAGCCAGGCACGCGCGCACTCCGCGATCTTCGACCGCAACAATCGGTATGTGGTGGTCTCGGATTTGGGCTTGGACAAGCTTTTCGTCTATGCGCTTGACCTGAACGCCTGCAAGCTGACCCTGCAGCAAGAGCTTCAGCTCGCAGGGGGATCGGGACCGCGTCACTTTGTCTTTCACCCTGCACAACCATATGGCTATGTCATCAATGAGCTGAATGCTACCATTACGGTACTGGATTATGACGAGGCGAACGGCAGGCTCGCTGTGAAACAGACCGTCTCAACCTTGCCGGACGGTTACGATGGCGAGAAAAGCTGCGCCGACATTCACATTTCGCCAGATGGACGCTTCCTGTACGGCTCCAACCGCGGACACGACAGCATAGCGGTCTATCGCATTGCTGCCGACGGAACGCTGCAGATTATCGAGCACGTCTCTACCGGTGGCAAGCATCCGCGCAATTTCGCGATATCGCCGGACGGCCGCTTTGTCTTGGCCGCCAATCGCGACACGGACAATATCGTCATCTTCGCCAGAGACGCGGAGACGGGCAGGCTCACTCCGACTGGCCACAGTCTCACCGTGTCCAAACCGGTCTGTGTGCGTATCCTGGACAGATAAGAGCGGAGGCATCAGCACCAAACAGGGAGGGGAAGCTGCACATGCGGCCCCCCTCCCTGTTCTGCTGTTTCTCCCTTTTCGGACACAACAAGCTTATTTGCGGATCAGATGCTCCAGAATTGCTCGCAGCTGCATATCGAAATCCGGTTCATCCTTCTCTTCCCCGCTCACTTCAATTTTCGTAATATCCAGCTTGAAAGGCTTGCCCCCGTCGAGAGAATCAAAGATCAGTTCCCGTTCATTGACCAGCTTGACCGGATAGCCCATCTCCTCAAAGGCACGAATAAAATCCGCTATCTCCGGCATCCGATCTTTCGGCAAATACAGCAAGGTCCGCAGCATCTTCGATTCGTTCTCCCGGATCAGCTTGAAATGAATGATGCACTCGCGCATAGTGCCCAGCCTCCCTTTTTATTTGGATCGCTTGCCCCTGCTCCTGCGACCGCCGGACGCTCCCGATCCCTTGCCTTGTCCGGCTGCTCGGGATGGCATTGCGCCTGCCCGTCCTCCCTGCTTGCGCGAGCCGCTCCCGCTCTTGACCGGGCGCTTGGTCGCATGAGCATCGGCATTGCGCTGCGGCTTGCCCGCTCCGCGGCGGTCTCCATTGTCCGCTTCCCGATTGCTCCGCCGCTCCGCACTCTGCTTGCCTCCGCCGCGCCGATCAACTGAGCGTGCTTCCCGACCAGGCCGCTCCGCCGACAAGCCCTTGCCAGTATGAACTTGACGCCCAGTCTCAGCTTCTCTCGTTCGGGACCGCCCTTGTCCCGGGCTGCGCTTCACTGTCATGCCGATGGCTCGTTCAATGGACTGCATGGCGGCGTGGTCCCGTGTTGTCAGCAGCGTAATGGCCATGCCCTCCTGCCCGGCACGTCCCGTGCGGCCGATGCGATGAATATAACTTTCCGCATCGCCGGGAATGTCGTAGTTGAAAATATGCGTAACGCCCTCCACATCCAGGCCTCGGGCTGCAACATCGGTGGCGACCAGCACCTGCAGCTTCGCTTCACGGAATCGCTTCATTACCTGCTCGCGCTTCGCCTGCGTGAGATCGCCGTGCAGCTCATCGACTTGAATCCCATGCTCCTGCAGGTTAGAAGCAAGCTTCTTCGCCCGGATCTTCGTCCGGCAGAAGACGACCGCCAAATACGGATTCAGCTCTTCTATCAGCTGGAGCAAGGTCGGCAGCTTGCCGCGATCCGTCGTCTCATACGCTGCTTGGTTGATGCCTTCCAGGGTGACGGTCTTGCCCTGAATCCGAATATCCGCGGCATCCTTCGTATAGGCAGCGGCCAGTCTGCGAACCGCATCGGACAAGGTGGCGGAGAACAGCAGCGTCTGCCGGTCGTCCGGCGTTTGTTCGATGATCGCCTGCACCTCAGGCAGAAAGCCCATATGCAGCATTTGGTCCGCCTCGTCCAGCACAAGTGTGCGAATGCCCCGGATATGGACAGTCTGCCTGCGCAGATGATCGAGCAGCCTCCCCGGCGTCGCTACAATGACGGCAGGCGCATTCCGCAGCTGCCGGACTTGCTTTTCTACATCCTGCCCGCCATATACGGCCAACACGGTGGCGCCT includes the following:
- a CDS encoding ATP-binding cassette domain-containing protein, which encodes MIRCENLVKIYKTADLEVIALQGLDLTVETGELMAVIGNSGSGKSTLLNMLGGLDRPSAGKLFVDGKDMLKFTEKEMTLYKRNTVGFVWQNKARNLVPYLTALENVEIPLLLKGKRRRARALELLDAVGLGHRRNNKLNQLSGGEQQRVAIAISLANEPKLLLADEPTGSVDTKTGAAILDLFNRLNRELNLTIVIVTHDQQLAKKVDRVVAIRDGRTSSELIRKSYLEELAELESASGAESHEEFAVLDRSGRLQVPANFLESLGLQGANKVKLHLEDGRIILEHPEKPEAGDA
- a CDS encoding chemotaxis protein CheA; this translates as MNISELAQIFHEELEEQLQLMEEELLNLEKAGETEQAVQSLFRAAHTIKGSSAAMGLEAMKQLTHEMEQLLDGLRSHRFQLTSAMTNHLFRCMDGLKQLKDDFVAGEETTLDIAPFISRLQELIAAPAEPQSSKQAYIVKVKLTDDCPMKQVRAMVIYQRLAESVEVKSVEPDLEGVHEDVAFTHLHYAIETSMSEEDMAGLFGSMVDIEDVRMEPATLELEDDVEEEQQDQSGLAAEASQQRTRGDRKAQTVRVNVERLEHLMNLVGELVIDQTGMQQLHRKLEKDVQGNEEVGQLSLLTDHLGRVIADLQDTVMKARMLPIAQLFNRFPRMVRDLAHSLDKEIELVLEGSETELDRTLIEEIGDPLIHLIRNAVDHGIEPAAIREQAGKPRTGRLTVRAAHEDNQVVIIVEDDGAGIDPNRVRQSAIGKGLISMDDAERMSDQEAVHLIFVPGFSTASAVSEVSGRGVGMDIVRSDIERLNGLIDIVNSPGQGVQFKIRLPLTLAIITGLLVRLNTQRFVLPMSNVAEIVRVKHRDIQSMKGQEVVMIRDRVIPLLWLHDHFHIPRCEETRNSMSVVVVGTAEKRVALAVDELLGKQDIVIKSLGSFIGKVNGLSGSTILGDGRIALIMEVGDLLRFTS
- a CDS encoding chemotaxis protein CheW gives rise to the protein MSTGIEQYVEFVVSEERYAVKISLIQEIIKMQDITAVPNVRPYIKGVINLRGKVVPVISLRKLFHMEEQEETKLSRIIVVNHREEAVGMLVDKVNKVTTFSDIQPPPDRLGAVSGAYLVGIGMSAEGIAGILEMEQVLLKEDGAVEHF
- a CDS encoding methyl-accepting chemotaxis protein, whose translation is MKWFTDMKIRLKLIVSFVIVAMLLAGIGIYSMFSMQDLNGDLKAMYEENLISVRDLSQIQIYYQRLRVNIRDVGLNVDTAIKNQNIEEANTLMSSTGEYLTSYMQREDLLPEDSVLINQAIQLWNEYTTMAQHALQLANEDRDEDLRNYMNSGMNDVGARLEANLWELINNNTEQAEEANEEAQMNFIISRAILIGVVILGFVLSLLLGNVIAGMIARPMSQVVESLKKVAAGDLRETVPVASKDEVGQLAVSVNEMTANLRSLISTVLANAESVAAASQQISSSTEEIASGSNEQANAAQNMNELFKELSEAISSVAQNAEEASSLSGKTLQVARDGGAVVDSSIAGMDEMNNQMNRLEDDAVKIGDIIEVIDDIAEQTNLLALNAAIEAARAGEQGRGFAVVADEVRRLAERSGEATKQITNIIQGMQNNTNMSVKTASEAVENTKRIGEAFSRIVQMVEESTMKAGEIAAASEEQAAQTSDVMHSIEIISSASEEAAAATEETASTSQSLAELAGDLQKTVSVFKVS
- a CDS encoding helix-turn-helix domain-containing protein, with product MMRRGRPKASNPRRYRLPDIRLTKQEHDMIHLKASLYQGGNISAYIRDLVARDCRQMDGTLACICGSSERISVFEEALMPPGSAQAPPVLLRNLPAIRCLNCGAVTLHEQARETFASIVAEERRGSLDGQSYDFLVYAGMTRWVSCREITEVELTAKHGDAAILRIGLDDSVRSCNANIEALTGYKMQEFVSHPRDMLVSLHDLVRDPRIEPLYTGTPVVFHTRLFHKKGYALDIRVEGVPDWQRDGRLLGFYLVLRHIGPGRRMAQKLLFDRGGEEACAGPIDLGRMLRMLMAERDINTTELSDKSGVSVTTISNLRNGRIRQPKKSTLEAVARALGVDSEVLESH
- a CDS encoding ABC-F family ATP-binding cassette domain-containing protein — its product is MTILTAEQLTKSYGMKQLFHQISFSIEEGERVGLIGVNGTGKSTLLQVVAGVEPADSGSLMTRNGLVAEYLPQNPDYDQSVTVLEQVLGMTRHTEAEFEAKRILSKLGIEQFDERMGLLSGGQRKRVLLAGVLMRESDLLILDEPTNHLDTEAVEFLEKQLKRRRSALLMITHDRYFLDRLATRMLELDHGQLYSYTGNYAAFLEKKAERLELEQAAERKRQNLFRRELEWIRRGAKARTTKQKARIERFEQIKQAAPDRQEGELDISLSGSRLGKKVIELEQLGHAYEGQPVIRSFSAIIQRNDRIGIIGPNGTGKSTLLKLIAKRIQPDEGRVETGPTVRIGFFTQEAEEMDAAMRVIDYVKEAAEHVKTSDGTLVSAAQMLERFLFPGELQWTPIGRLSGGEKRRLYLLRILMEAPNVLLLDEPTNDLDIQTLTILEDYLDQFNGAVLIVSHDRYFLDRTAETIWAFTGGGHIAHHVGNYSEYREHLTRKPGGTEAAEPGSAKSGEKEAAKDSGRKSAERPKSLKMSYQEQRDLEHIDARIEEKEQQLAELEEAISQAGSDYDKLQKLFDQKKTVDQELEQLMERWTYLNELAEQIAEQKSSRG
- a CDS encoding lactonase family protein, translating into MEQKQSLLAFIGSYAEADEPSLYTCSFDPLSGELKLLHERSGIKNPTFLDLDKQGMKLYAIGEKTADDGQRVGTASAWSIHPDNGELILLNEEQTVDKSTCHIQLDRTKRCLIVSSYHGGMIGLSPLLEDGRIAPASDVQQHEGSSVLPVQSQARAHSAIFDRNNRYVVVSDLGLDKLFVYALDLNACKLTLQQELQLAGGSGPRHFVFHPAQPYGYVINELNATITVLDYDEANGRLAVKQTVSTLPDGYDGEKSCADIHISPDGRFLYGSNRGHDSIAVYRIAADGTLQIIEHVSTGGKHPRNFAISPDGRFVLAANRDTDNIVIFARDAETGRLTPTGHSLTVSKPVCVRILDR
- a CDS encoding DEAD/DEAH box helicase; translated protein: MKLTDFQALGIRRELADVLQQNGIHTPTPVQKQVIPAALAGRDVLAQAQTGTGKTLAFILPIIEALSDLRSSTQALILAPTRELAIQITDEMKKLAPAAGATVLAVYGGQDVEKQVRQLRNAPAVIVATPGRLLDHLRRQTVHIRGIRTLVLDEADQMLHMGFLPEVQAIIEQTPDDRQTLLFSATLSDAVRRLAAAYTKDAADIRIQGKTVTLEGINQAAYETTDRGKLPTLLQLIEELNPYLAVVFCRTKIRAKKLASNLQEHGIQVDELHGDLTQAKREQVMKRFREAKLQVLVATDVAARGLDVEGVTHIFNYDIPGDAESYIHRIGRTGRAGQEGMAITLLTTRDHAAMQSIERAIGMTVKRSPGQGRSRTREAETGRQVHTGKGLSAERPGREARSVDRRGGGKQSAERRSNREADNGDRRGAGKPQRNADAHATKRPVKSGSGSRKQGGRAGAMPSRAAGQGKGSGASGGRRSRGKRSK